Proteins from one Haliaeetus albicilla chromosome 28, bHalAlb1.1, whole genome shotgun sequence genomic window:
- the BTG1 gene encoding protein BTG1 — MHPALYTRASMIREIAAAVGFISKFLRTKGLMNERQLQTFSQSLQELLAEHYKHHWFPEKPCKGSGYRCIRINHKMDPLIGQAAQRIGLSSQELFQLLPSELTLWVDPYEVSYRIGEDGSICVLYEAAPAGGSQNNTNMQMVDSRISCKEELLLGRTSPSKSYNMMTVSG, encoded by the exons atGCATCCCGCCCTGTACACCCGGGCCAGCATGATACGCGAGATCGCCGCGGCCGTGGGCTTCATCTCCAAGTTCTTGCGGACCAAGGGGCTGATGAACGAGCGGCAGCTGCAGACCTTCAGTCAGagcctgcaggagctgctggcag aacATTATAAACACCACTGGTTCCCAGAAAAGCCATGCAAGGGATCAGGTTACCGATGTATCCGAATCAACCATAAAATGGATCCTCTCATTGGACAGGCAGCACAGCGGATTGGATTGAGCAGTCAGGAACTGTTCCAGCTTCTTCCCAGCGAACTCACTCTATGGGTTGACCCGTATGAAGTGTCCTACCGTATTGGAGAGGATGGCTCCATCTGTGTGCTGTATGAAGCTGCACCAGCAGGAGGTAGCCAAAATAACACCAACATGCAAATGGTAGACAGCAGAATAAGCTGTAAGGAGGAACTTCTCTTGGGCAGAACTAGCCCTTCCAAAAGCTACAATATGATGACTGTATCAGGTTAA